Part of the Rhodococcus sp. OK302 genome is shown below.
AGCTAGATCAGCTCTCCGACCACGGTGCCGACTGCATACGTTTCGTCAGCCTCGGCCTTGATTCTCAAGACACCGTCGACGGGTGCTTCGATCTCAGTCTCAATCTTGTCTGTTTCAAGGAGGTAGATACCCTCACCGGCGCTGACTGCCGTCCCATCTGCAACAAGCCATTCCGACAACGTGCCCTCAACCATCGTGACCCCCAACTGGGGAATGCTCAGTTCCA
Proteins encoded:
- a CDS encoding lipoyl domain-containing protein, giving the protein MELSIPQLGVTMVEGTLSEWLVADGTAVSAGEGIYLLETDKIETEIEAPVDGVLRIKAEADETYAVGTVVGELI